In Mus musculus strain C57BL/6J chromosome 14, GRCm38.p6 C57BL/6J, the following are encoded in one genomic region:
- the Wdhd1 gene encoding WD repeat and HMG-box DNA-binding protein 1 isoform X1, with product MPATQKPMRYGHTEGHTEVCFDDSGSYIVTCGSDGDVRMWEDLDDDDPKSVNVGEKAFSCALKNGKLVTAVSNNTVQVYTFPEGVPDGILTRFTTNANHVVFNGAGNKIAAGSSDFLVKVVDVMDNSQQQTFRGHDAPVLSLSFDPKDIFLASASCDGTVRVWNISDQTCAVSWPVLQKSNDVVNAKSICRLAWQPKAGKLLAVPVEKSVKLYRRETWSNPFDLSDSSISQTLNIVTWSPCGQYLAAGAINGLIVVWNVETKDCMERVKHEKGYAICGLAWHPTCSRICYTDVEGNLGVLENVCDLSGKVSSNKVSSRVEKDYNDLFDGDDTSSAGDFLNDNAVEIPSFSKGIINEDDDNDDIMLAADHDLGDDENSVDVTMLKADLSHKEEGDDDQARSIHNLPLIRPQRPFYDGPMPTPRQKPFQSSSTPLHLSHRFMVWNSVGIIRCYNDDQDSAIDVEFHDTSIHHATHLLNAFNYTMGTLSHEAILLACESADELASKLHCLHFSSWDSSKEWMVDMPQNEDIEAICLGLGWAAAATTALLLRLFTIGGVQKEVFCLPGPVVSMAGHGEQLCIVYHRAWVLNAQMHTWNGACHPTIEQQSAT from the exons ATGCCGGCCACACAGAAGCCCATGAGGTACGGACATACGGAAGGGCACACCGAAGTCTGCTTTGATGATTCTGGAAG CTATATTGTGACTTGTGGCAGTGATGGTGATGTGAGGATGTGGGAAGACTTGGACGACGATGACCCTAAGTCCGTTAATGTTGGAGAAAAGGCATTTTCATGTGCTTTGAAG aatggaAAATTGGTCACTGCAGTTTCTAATAATACCGTCCAAGTCTATACATTCCCTGAAGGAGTTCCTGATGGCATATTAACACGCTTCACTACAAATGCAAACCATGTGGTCTTCAATGGGGCCGGCAACAAAATTGCTGCTGGGTCAAG TGATTTTCTGGTCAAAGTTGTGGATGTGATGGATAACAGCCAGCAGCAAACATTTCGAGGACATGATGCCCCTGTTTTAAGTCTGTCTTTTGATCCTAAGGATATCTTTCTG GCATCGGCTAGTTGTGATGGAACTGTCAGGGTATGGAATATATCTGatcag ACCTGTGCTGTCAGTTGGCCAGTACTGCAAAAGAGCAATGACGTGGTGAACGCCAAGTCCATCTGCAGACTCGCGTGGCAGCCCAAGGCCGGGAAG TTACTAGCAGTTCCTGTGGAAAAATCTGTTAAGCTGTACAGAAGAGAAACCTGGAGTAATCCATTCGATCTTTCAGATAGTTCCATCTCCCAG ACACTCAATATAGTAACCTGGTCTCCCTGTGGGCAGTATTTGGCTGCAGGTGCTATTAATGGCTTAATTGTAGTTTGGAATGTGGAAACCAAAGACTGCATGGAAAG ggtAAAACATGAGAAAGGTTATGCAATTTGTGGCCTGGCCTGGCATCCCACTTGTAGTCGGATATGTTATACTGATGTGGAAGGAAACCTTGGAGTCCTGGAAAATGTTTGTGACCTCAGTGGAAAGGTGTCGAGCAATAAG GTATCTAGTAGAGTGGAAAAGGACTACAATGATCTTTTTGATGGAGATGATACAAGTAGTGCTGGCGATTTTCTAAACGACAATGCGGTTGAGATCCCTTCTTTTTCAAAGGGCATTATAAATGAGGATGACGATAATGATGACATCATGCTGGCTGCAGATCATGACTTGGGAGACGATGAAAACTCAGTTG ATGTTACAATGCTAAAAGCTGATCTTTCTCACAAAGAGGAAGGGGACGATGATCAGGCACGAAGTATTCACAACCTCCCCCTTATAAGACCCCAAAGGCCATTTTATGATGGGCCCATGCCAACCCCACGACAAAAGCCCTTCCAGTCAAGTTCAACGCCCTTGCATCTCTCTCACAGATTCATG GTGTGGAACTCTGTTGGGATTATTCGCTGCTATAACGACGATCAAGACAGTGCCATAGACGTGGAGTTCCATGACACCTCTATCCATCATGCAACACATCTATTAAATGCTTTCAATTACACAATGGGAACTCTTTCCCATGAAGCTATTTTGTTGGCATGTGAAAGTGCTGATGAATTAGCAAG cAAGCTTCATTGCTTGCACTTCAGTTCTTGGGACTCAAGCAAAGAGTGGATGGTAGATATGCCCCAGAATGAGGACATCGAAGCCATATGCCTCGGTCTAGGCTGGGCCGCTGCTGCTACCACTGCCTTGCTCCTTCGACTGTTCACTATTGGAGGTGTTCAGAAAGAAGTCTTCTGCCTTCCTGGACCTGTGGTATCCATGGCAGGACACGGAGAACAGCTTTGCATTGTTTATCATAGAG
- the Socs4 gene encoding suppressor of cytokine signaling 4 encodes MAENNSKNVDVRPKTSRSRSADRKDGYVWSGKKLSWSKKSESCSESEAIGTVENVEIPLRSQERQLSCSSIELDLDHSCGHRFLGRSLKQKLQDAVGQCFPIKNCSGRHSPGLPSKRKIHISELMLDKCPFPPRSDLAFRWHFIKRHTVPMSPNSDEWVSADLSERKLRDAQLKRRNTEDDIPCFSHTNGQPCVITANSASCTGGHITGSMMNLVTNNSIEDSDMDSEDEIITLCTSSRKRNKPRWEMEEEILQLEAPPKFHTQIDYVHCLVPDLLQISNNPCYWGVMDKYAAEALLEGKPEGTFLLRDSAQEDYLFSVSFRRYSRSLHARIEQWNHNFSFDAHDPCVFHSPDITGLLEHYKDPSACMFFEPLLSTPLIRTFPFSLQHICRTVICNCTTYDGIDALPIPSPMKLYLKEYHYKSKVRLLRIDVPEQQ; translated from the coding sequence ATGGCTGAAAACAATAGTAAAAATGTAGATGTACGGCCTAAAACAAGTCGGAGTCGAAGTGCTGACAGGAAGGATGGTTATGTGTGGAGTGGAAAGAAGTTGTCTTGGTCCAAAAAGAGTGAGAGTTGTTCTGAATCTGAAGCCATAGGTACTGTTGAGAATGTTGAAATTCCTCTAAGAAGCCAAGAAAGGCAGCTTAGCTGTTCGTCCATTGAGTTGGACTTAGATCATTCCTGTGGGCATAGATTTTTAGGCCGATCCCTTAAACAGAAACTGCAAGATGCGGTGGGGCAGTGTTTTCCAATAAAGAATTGTAGTGGCCGACACTCTCCAGGGCTTCCATCTAAAAGAAAGATTCATATCAGTGAACTCATGTTAGATAAGTGCCCTTTCCCACCTCGCTCAGATTTAGCCTTTAGGTGGCATTTTATTAAACGACACACTGTTCCTATGAGTCCCAACTCAGATGAATGGGTGAGTGCAGACCTGTCTGAGAGGAAACTGAGAGATGCTCAGCTGAAACGAAGAAACACAGAAGATGACATACCCTGTTTCTCACATACCAATGGCCAGCCTTGTGTCATAACTGCCAACAGTGCTTCGTGTACAGGTGGTCACATAACTGGTTCTATGATGAACTTGGTCACAAACAACAGCATAGAAGACAGTGACATGGATTCAGAGGATGAAATTATAACGCTGTGCACAAGCTCCAGAAAAAGGAATAAGCCCAGGTGGGAAATGGAAGAGGAGATCCTGCAGTTGGAGGCACCTCCTAAGTTCCACACCCAGATCGACTACGTCCACTGCCTTGTTCCAGACCTCCTTCAGATCAGTAACAATCCGTGCTACTGGGGTGTCATGGACAAATATGCAGCCGAAGCTCTGCTGGAAGGAAAGCCAGAGGGCACCTTTTTACTTCGAGATTCAGCGCAGGAAGATTATTTATTCTCTGTTAGTTTTAGACGCTACAGTCGTTCTCTTCATGCTAGAATTGAGCAGTGGAATCATAACTTTAGCTTTGATGCCCATGATCCTTGTGTCTTCCATTCTCCTGATATTACTGGGCTCCTGGAACACTATAAGGACCCCAGTGCCTGTATGTTCTTTGAGCCGCTCTTGTCCACTCCCTTAATCCGGACGTTCCCCTTTTCCTTGCAGCATATTTGCAGAACGGTTATTTGTAATTGTACGACTTACGATGGCATCGATGCCCTTCCCATTCCTTCGCCTATGAAATTGTATCTGAAGGAATACCATTATAAATCAAAAGTTAGGTTACTCAGGATTGATGTGCCAGAGCAGCAGTGA